A genome region from Magnetovibrio sp. includes the following:
- a CDS encoding HlyD family efflux transporter periplasmic adaptor subunit, with translation MTENDQNVQVDMGTSDMEVLDRHAERNRSDAQHSEVIEAVPPVLMRGALYSFIAVTVMALSISIFTKIHVKVPGKGLIVPEGQYVSVESREAGVVVTVHVAEGDHVAKDAPIVTLQRSESQIDLATLRDTLKLERAKLDQLLRAREVTLEIIADPQIVLRNDVSSFVDSGPALVYVNSMRKALKDQEQADQNLKRFNEQERALTLSQIAISKDTLGQLQSKITNGQTMLAARRQTLQTKQEELAQIEILEAKRIVPRSQLTAARDAVNSAVNEVNQQQQEINQSKLTVASTRLSIANLESDLNKKDKEFNLAVEQARAAVDQAVAEMGSAITTLTNTINSAEANLAGIESKLNLQKVQIDDLKIVSPVDGVVTALNVNTAGRLVGRGNSIATIVPDAEKQIVMANVLNKDTAFITVGLPARVKVDAFPYRKFGTIDATVESLYPIPNKAEFTVRLALDKSTIKVRGKDMPLKPGMTVEVDLLTEKRRLIEIFLSKMN, from the coding sequence ATGACGGAAAACGATCAAAACGTTCAAGTCGATATGGGAACCTCCGATATGGAGGTGTTGGACCGCCATGCAGAACGCAATCGTAGCGACGCCCAACATTCCGAAGTGATCGAAGCGGTCCCGCCTGTCTTGATGCGTGGCGCGTTGTACAGTTTCATCGCCGTCACGGTGATGGCGCTTAGCATTTCGATCTTCACCAAAATCCACGTCAAGGTGCCGGGCAAGGGCCTGATCGTGCCCGAAGGCCAATACGTATCGGTCGAATCCCGCGAGGCCGGCGTGGTCGTGACCGTTCACGTGGCCGAAGGCGATCACGTCGCAAAGGATGCGCCGATCGTGACGTTGCAACGATCGGAATCGCAGATCGATTTGGCGACCTTGCGCGACACCTTGAAATTGGAACGGGCAAAACTCGACCAATTGCTTCGCGCGCGTGAAGTGACCCTGGAAATCATCGCCGATCCCCAGATCGTGTTGCGCAACGACGTCTCCAGCTTCGTCGATTCCGGCCCCGCTTTGGTCTATGTCAATTCGATGCGCAAGGCGCTCAAGGACCAAGAACAGGCCGACCAGAACTTAAAGCGCTTCAACGAACAAGAGCGCGCCTTGACCCTTTCGCAAATCGCCATCAGCAAGGACACCTTGGGTCAACTGCAAAGCAAAATCACCAATGGCCAGACCATGCTCGCGGCACGCCGTCAGACGCTGCAGACCAAGCAAGAAGAATTGGCCCAGATCGAAATTCTTGAGGCCAAGCGCATCGTGCCCCGCTCGCAACTCACCGCCGCGCGCGATGCCGTGAATTCGGCCGTCAACGAGGTCAATCAGCAACAACAAGAAATCAATCAAAGCAAGCTGACGGTTGCCAGCACGCGCCTCAGCATCGCCAACCTGGAATCCGACCTCAATAAAAAAGACAAGGAATTCAACCTGGCGGTCGAACAGGCCAGAGCTGCGGTGGACCAGGCGGTGGCCGAGATGGGTTCGGCGATCACCACCCTGACCAACACCATCAATTCGGCCGAGGCCAACCTTGCGGGAATCGAAAGCAAGCTGAACCTGCAAAAAGTCCAGATTGACGACCTTAAAATCGTCAGCCCCGTCGACGGCGTGGTGACGGCACTGAACGTCAACACCGCGGGGCGTCTGGTTGGTCGAGGGAATTCAATCGCGACCATTGTACCCGATGCGGAAAAGCAAATTGTGATGGCCAATGTGTTGAACAAAGACACCGCGTTCATCACCGTGGGCTTGCCCGCGCGCGTCAAAGTAGATGCCTTTCCTTATCGCAAGTTCGGCACCATCGACGCCACGGTCGAAAGCCTCTACCCCATTCCCAACAAAGCCGAGTTCACGGTGAGACTGGCGTTGGATAAATCGACGATCAAAGTGCGCGGCAAAGACATGCCCCTCAAACCGGGCATGACGGTCGAGGTCGATCTGTTGACGGAGAAACGCCGTCTCATCGAAATCTTCCTCAGCAAGATGAATTAA
- a CDS encoding peptidylprolyl isomerase, which yields MTDFISVNGAPIDMKTALQWQLVMGNTDFTDATIQNAAVLQYARANDLSATAEEIQEFFGNVRYDLELEKADDFNVWLKANNLDLHTVQNVCEIGVLRNKIRSSISDADVEAYFTLNKDSYDVANLYSLTVDSEDLANELMAQIEDGEDSFVNLALEHSTDGDTFRKGGYVGEVTRETVRGEVEAAVFSAASGALIGPIKDDDGYTIYMVGDIIAPELDDVKEAIRDEMFEEKLDIISAEATVDQVVLGLKDTPVSDIAEDDEEDA from the coding sequence ATGACCGACTTTATCAGTGTAAACGGCGCACCGATCGACATGAAAACGGCGCTTCAATGGCAGCTCGTGATGGGCAATACGGATTTTACCGACGCCACCATTCAAAATGCTGCAGTGCTGCAATACGCACGCGCCAACGACTTGTCCGCCACCGCGGAAGAAATCCAAGAGTTTTTCGGCAACGTCCGTTATGACCTTGAGCTGGAAAAAGCCGACGACTTCAACGTCTGGCTCAAAGCCAACAATCTGGACCTCCACACCGTTCAAAACGTCTGTGAAATCGGCGTGTTGCGCAACAAAATCCGCTCTTCCATCAGCGATGCTGATGTCGAGGCTTATTTCACGCTCAACAAAGACAGCTACGACGTCGCCAATCTCTACAGCTTGACCGTCGACAGCGAAGACCTGGCCAACGAATTGATGGCGCAGATTGAAGACGGCGAAGACAGCTTCGTCAATCTCGCCTTGGAGCATTCCACCGACGGCGACACCTTCCGCAAGGGTGGTTACGTTGGTGAAGTGACCCGCGAAACCGTTCGCGGCGAAGTCGAAGCGGCTGTGTTTTCCGCTGCTTCGGGCGCATTGATCGGACCGATCAAAGACGATGATGGCTACACCATCTATATGGTTGGCGACATCATCGCCCCTGAACTCGACGACGTTAAAGAAGCCATCCGCGATGAAATGTTTGAAGAAAAGCTCGACATCATTTCCGCGGAAGCGACCGTCGATCAAGTTGTTCTCGGCCTCAAAGACACGCCTGTCTCTGACATCGCCGAGGATGATGAAGAGGACGCGTAA
- a CDS encoding peptidase domain-containing ABC transporter, protein MSVDNISDTIAGHPLFAGVSDDVLNLISGTAAVYSYKLGESILRLGDDGDGFYVIEQGKVRIVDDSGEGKPITLALLKEGDSFGERSLLHDAKVSATVRAASNVVVTRIGADAFKSILEQRPELRAQLESAAAKQDEFNFLKTQNLLAALKPKEVQALVGVVQRRTLSDGEALFHEGDPGDCLYLVKSGSLKIVKESAGGKVLGFKKEGTALGEMALVFNEPRSAGAVADGETVVLSLSRADFEKAVGTNTNIQDMLADQASRHLKQQQTLISAPPAAKSTSSRASRAAKKRSRIEVSKIKVGHWLLPMSVSMATTDAPELAGLACLAMAGAFYKKPVPLEKLEERQIEYGLPDDLNSLSRKAEGAGYVTRLMKVEKETLPAIQLPAVVQLVDGTLAMVFKITKTSVCLANPLEGYQEIDRQTFLKEWDGQILSISYAPDFGAVGQNVTKLYAQFLPILHPYWPLVGRLVAVIVLLNVMGLMPPLFTKILIDDVLVVGDWDLLYVMLVAILVAALLAMVTGAVREFLTLHLMRRLSNSLFVRFFGHVMSLPVSTLHKWDTGAITARFEENEKILETASNGGLTVLMNSINIVIYTPILFIMEPRLAALVLFFSLCMAAITITCAPKMRRFERESFEIGAQRESHVIEVVKGIGTVKALAQEKDFSRKGLDKFRAEQEIDYRSEMFDNKMELAIEFCDQAADILVLGLGAYFVLEGSLSAGLLIAFTGIANQVTDPVEELADFYDEYLELKIALERINDILSSPREPLNSEVICPPLKGHLRFENFSFKYTEDGPWILKDINLDIKAGQKVAFVGRSGSGKSTLARTVNRLLVPTEGKIYIDDIDISRVDVTSLRQKIGVVEQSPFIFSGTIRDNISIAQPSLPLEAVVSAATLAGVHEFVDQFPMRYDTRIGEGGRSLSGGQSQRLIIARALAADPNILILDEATSALDTESERVIQRNLDKIMKDRTSLVIAHRLSTIRNADLIVVLDEGRIAEQGSHDELMKKKGLYHYLATRSVATADA, encoded by the coding sequence ATGAGCGTAGATAACATCTCCGACACGATTGCCGGCCACCCTCTCTTCGCGGGGGTGTCTGATGACGTTCTCAATCTGATTTCGGGAACGGCGGCTGTTTACAGCTATAAGCTGGGCGAATCGATACTCCGCCTTGGTGACGATGGCGATGGCTTCTACGTCATTGAACAGGGTAAGGTCCGCATCGTCGATGACAGTGGCGAAGGCAAGCCGATCACCTTGGCCTTGCTGAAAGAAGGCGACAGTTTCGGCGAACGCTCGCTGTTGCATGACGCCAAAGTCTCGGCCACCGTGCGTGCCGCCAGCAATGTGGTGGTGACCCGTATCGGTGCGGATGCCTTTAAGTCCATTCTCGAACAACGCCCCGAACTGCGCGCGCAACTTGAATCCGCAGCCGCCAAGCAAGACGAATTCAATTTTCTCAAGACGCAAAACCTACTCGCCGCGCTTAAACCCAAAGAGGTTCAGGCCTTGGTCGGCGTGGTGCAGAGACGCACCCTCAGCGACGGAGAAGCCTTGTTTCATGAAGGCGATCCCGGCGATTGTCTGTATCTGGTCAAATCCGGGTCGCTGAAAATCGTCAAGGAAAGCGCGGGCGGAAAAGTTCTCGGCTTCAAAAAAGAAGGCACCGCCTTGGGCGAGATGGCCCTGGTGTTCAACGAGCCGCGATCCGCCGGTGCCGTAGCGGATGGCGAGACAGTGGTGCTGTCGCTTAGCCGCGCGGACTTCGAAAAAGCGGTCGGCACCAACACCAACATTCAAGACATGCTCGCCGATCAGGCCAGCCGCCATCTGAAGCAGCAGCAAACGCTGATCTCCGCGCCGCCTGCGGCCAAATCCACCAGCAGCCGTGCTTCTCGCGCAGCGAAGAAACGTTCCCGCATCGAGGTATCGAAAATCAAAGTCGGCCATTGGCTGTTGCCGATGAGCGTATCGATGGCGACCACGGATGCACCCGAACTTGCCGGGCTGGCGTGCCTGGCGATGGCAGGTGCCTTTTATAAAAAGCCGGTGCCGCTGGAAAAGCTTGAAGAGCGCCAAATCGAATACGGCCTTCCCGACGATTTGAACTCCTTGAGCCGCAAAGCCGAGGGCGCCGGGTATGTGACGCGCCTGATGAAGGTCGAAAAAGAAACTCTTCCCGCCATCCAATTGCCGGCCGTGGTGCAGTTGGTGGACGGCACTTTGGCGATGGTCTTCAAGATCACCAAAACCTCGGTGTGCCTCGCCAATCCGCTCGAAGGCTATCAAGAAATCGATCGTCAAACGTTCTTGAAGGAATGGGACGGGCAAATTCTATCGATTTCGTACGCCCCGGATTTCGGTGCGGTGGGGCAAAACGTCACCAAACTCTACGCGCAGTTCCTGCCTATCTTGCACCCCTACTGGCCGCTGGTCGGTCGTCTTGTGGCGGTGATCGTGTTGCTCAACGTCATGGGTTTGATGCCGCCATTGTTCACCAAGATCCTCATCGACGACGTGCTCGTGGTCGGCGACTGGGATCTGCTTTATGTGATGCTGGTCGCCATCTTGGTGGCGGCGCTTTTGGCGATGGTCACCGGCGCGGTGCGCGAATTTCTGACCCTGCACCTGATGCGCAGGCTGTCCAATTCACTGTTTGTGCGCTTTTTCGGCCACGTCATGTCGTTGCCCGTCAGCACCCTGCACAAATGGGATACCGGCGCGATCACTGCGCGTTTCGAAGAAAACGAAAAAATTCTCGAAACGGCCTCCAACGGCGGTCTGACCGTTTTGATGAACAGCATCAACATCGTCATCTATACGCCGATCCTGTTTATCATGGAGCCTCGGCTGGCGGCTTTGGTGCTGTTTTTCTCGCTGTGCATGGCGGCGATTACGATCACCTGCGCGCCGAAGATGCGCCGTTTCGAACGTGAATCCTTTGAAATCGGCGCTCAGCGGGAATCTCATGTTATCGAAGTGGTCAAAGGGATCGGCACCGTCAAAGCGTTGGCCCAAGAAAAAGATTTCTCGCGCAAGGGACTGGATAAGTTCCGCGCCGAGCAGGAAATCGACTACCGCAGCGAAATGTTCGACAACAAGATGGAACTCGCCATCGAATTTTGCGATCAGGCCGCGGACATTTTGGTGCTGGGCTTGGGTGCCTACTTCGTTCTCGAAGGGTCGCTGTCGGCGGGCCTGCTGATCGCGTTTACCGGCATCGCCAACCAAGTCACCGATCCGGTCGAGGAATTGGCCGATTTTTACGACGAGTACCTGGAACTTAAAATCGCGCTAGAACGCATCAACGATATTCTCAGTTCGCCGCGCGAACCACTCAACAGCGAAGTGATCTGCCCACCGCTCAAGGGTCACCTGCGGTTCGAAAACTTCAGCTTCAAATACACCGAAGACGGACCTTGGATTCTCAAGGACATCAACCTCGACATCAAAGCGGGCCAGAAGGTGGCTTTCGTCGGTCGCAGCGGATCGGGCAAATCGACCCTGGCGCGGACGGTCAACCGCCTGTTGGTGCCGACCGAAGGCAAAATTTATATCGACGACATCGACATCAGCCGCGTCGACGTCACCTCGTTGCGCCAGAAAATCGGCGTGGTCGAACAATCGCCGTTTATTTTCAGCGGCACCATCCGCGACAACATCTCCATAGCCCAGCCGTCCCTGCCCTTGGAAGCGGTGGTCTCGGCGGCGACGCTCGCCGGCGTTCACGAGTTCGTCGATCAATTCCCGATGCGATACGACACCCGTATCGGCGAAGGTGGACGCAGCCTGTCGGGCGGCCAATCGCAACGCCTGATCATCGCCCGCGCGCTGGCGGCGGATCCGAATATTTTGATTCTCGACGAAGCGACTTCGGCGCTGGACACCGAAAGCGAACGCGTCATCCAAAGAAATTTGGACAAGATCATGAAAGACCGAACCAGTTTGGTGATCGCCCACCGTTTGTCGACCATCCGCAACGCCGACCTGATCGTGGTGCTGGACGAGGGACGTATCGCCGAACAAGGCTCGCACGATGAATTGATGAAGAAAAAGGGCCTGTACCACTATCTGGCAACCCGCAGCGTTGCTACAGCCGATGCGTAA
- a CDS encoding peptidylprolyl isomerase — translation MAFLIVNGEKVELKDALHWSSVSDAHPFLEATVERTVLHQYAHKQGHSVTAEEVQAESDRTRFAMGLSDPDETKHWLKRQRLTTEEFAAACAHAVLRNKVRASISDQALENHYAENPDQFTEVDIYIIRQRNAKKLHQLSERLRDGKANFHLEAISQSEDPETALHGGYLGRMRRDEVPEELAIAVFSVDAGDIIGPIADQDGSLLILVKGWRLLPFDDVRDEIRDIVFGELISDLTKVAVISLPS, via the coding sequence ATGGCATTTTTGATCGTGAACGGTGAAAAGGTCGAACTGAAAGATGCCCTGCACTGGTCATCCGTCAGCGACGCGCATCCTTTTCTGGAAGCAACCGTCGAGCGCACCGTCCTACACCAATATGCGCACAAGCAAGGCCACTCTGTGACGGCAGAAGAGGTGCAGGCCGAATCGGACCGCACCCGCTTCGCGATGGGTCTATCCGATCCCGACGAGACCAAACATTGGCTCAAACGCCAACGCCTGACGACCGAAGAGTTCGCCGCCGCCTGCGCGCACGCCGTGCTGAGAAACAAAGTGCGCGCCAGCATTTCGGATCAAGCGTTGGAAAATCATTACGCCGAAAACCCGGACCAGTTCACTGAGGTCGACATCTACATCATCCGCCAGCGTAACGCGAAAAAGCTGCACCAATTGTCCGAACGGCTGCGCGACGGAAAGGCGAATTTTCATCTCGAAGCCATCAGCCAATCCGAGGACCCCGAAACCGCGCTGCATGGCGGCTATCTCGGGCGCATGCGCCGTGATGAAGTCCCGGAAGAATTGGCAATCGCAGTGTTCAGCGTCGATGCCGGTGACATCATCGGCCCCATCGCCGATCAAGATGGTTCCCTTTTGATTCTGGTCAAGGGCTGGAGGCTGTTACCGTTCGACGACGTTCGCGATGAGATTCGCGACATCGTATTCGGTGAACTGATTTCCGATCTGACCAAGGTCGCAGTGATCTCACTTCCTTCATAA